Part of the Phoenix dactylifera cultivar Barhee BC4 unplaced genomic scaffold, palm_55x_up_171113_PBpolish2nd_filt_p 000153F, whole genome shotgun sequence genome is shown below.
CGAGAGAGAGGAGGCCCGCCAGGTGTGCTTCTCGAAGCGCCGCGCCGGGCTCTTCAAGAAGGCCAACGAGCTCTCCATCCTGTGCGGCGCCGAGATCGGGATCATCGTCTTCTCCCCCGCCGGCAAGCCCTTCTCCTTTGGCCACCCCTCGGTCAGCTCCATCATCGACCGCTTCCTCTCCGACAGCCCCTCCCCTCCAACTCTGCCGTTTGCCGACCGCCGCATCCCGGCGGCGCGGGAGATGATGGTCGTCCGCGAGCTCAACCGCCAGTACACAGAACTCGCGGCCTTGCTGGAGaccgagaggaggaagaaggcggCGCTCGAGGAGGCCGTGAGGGTGAAGCGGACGGGGGAGGCCACCTTGTGGGGCGCGAACATCGAGGAGCTCGGCCTGGGGGAGCTCGAGAGGCTGCATCAGTCCTTGGGGAGGCTGAGGAGGGACGTGGCGAGGCCCGCCGACCAGCTCGTCATCGTGGCCGCGCATGATCGGAGCTCCAGCATCACAGCGGCGAGTAGttctgctcctcctcctccttctggtGTCACCCTAGGCTTTGGTCGTGGATTGGAGGGGAGCATggcgcttcctcctcctgctacTGCCTTTGGTTATGGCCGTGGGCTCTTTTAGAGGAGCACTCGAGATTTGAGAAGCAACAAAACCATATCAAATTGATTGTATGGTCAATTTTGTGTTTTAGCTAGTGTAAAGACTCGCAATACTTAATATTGATTGTGTGGTCTTGTTGATCCATATCAAATTGTACCACATTGTGGTAAAACACTCCTAGGTAAAGAAGCAACAAGACCATGGTTTCTAACAATTAATATTTTCAACTTCCGACCTAATGCAAAAGGAACACCATTGGTAAGGATCAATTATATCTTATGGATTCACCAATTATGCTgtataatatgattaaaaaagaaaattcgctagaaataaaaagaaagagaaggaaattTATTAGTCGAATTGGAAGTGACatgttttttcaaaaaaaaaaaatctttcttacATTTAAAGATAACTATTCCTTTTtaacaaaatattttaatattttaatatttatttcttATGTTCGAATTTATATTCATGTTCTTGTTTGTTctcaatttttaatttatatatttaattctatgttttatttaattaaCTCTGTTTTCCTATTTTATATTTCAaactttatattttcatttattttattttctaattattGTCCTCTAATTTGCAGTTCTCTAATCTATCTCCCTCCTTTATTtactcaaaaaagaaaagctcaatcaaatcctattactattattagatcattatttttccAGGCTTACTAAATACGCATGTGCATGTATACTAGTTTTTGATAATAAGGATACAAGGGTTCATATTGAAGGGAATTCCTCCCCTCTTCAACAAATTTCCATATTTCAAATCCTGACCCACATATCTATAATTGtctcatcaaaaacaaaattATGTTTTAAATTTGTTCTCCTCTATTATTCTCTCATGTCCCATTTGCTGGTTGCCTCTTATGTAATACAGTAATAGATGGAACCGAGCAACAACTAGCAGAATGCATGCCAAAAGCTAAGATTTTTTCACATAAGCTTGTTATGCTCAACCCATGAAAACAGCAACAAAATAGATCAgacaaaatatattatttagatttcttaacCCCATAATCTATCAGTGCATAGCCCACATAAGACTAAACACAGATCTTTACATACATATTCCTCTTGTTTAAATTTCATCCCATCACAAGTAACACAAATTGAATCACAAAAATCACCATTAGCTTGTAGTCTGCTCTCACTGTTAGGAGGGTTTCCTAGAGCCTATAAGAGATAATATGCAATGGAAGTTATGCATTCTAAGTTACAGCCAATAACAACAAAGCATGACTTAGATGCATGATCAGCAATCAAAGCATGTTCCAGTATACGGACATTCTTCCATAGCCACATGAATTCACCGGTAAAATTGGAAATCCACCTCTAAATGGACATAGGCCTGCTTACAAGCATATGAAAACAATTTGGCCCTATTCACTGTTTCTCTGCTACCAATAATGGACTCGTACATGCCACCGCAAATTGACAGCAATGATAAATTTATCCATGTCCACCACAAGGGTGCAGCGCTCTGACAATCTATGAACTAAGCCATCTAGTCTGAGTTGCAGTCACATACATTGTCAGTTTTTTTCTTGGTGGTTTCCCGCTTGAGCCGCGGTCCACCAACAGAGCTGATGATCTGGTGTATGGACACAAAATAATCAACAAATGATTGGATTCTATGTACCATGATTTTATCTACAGAAGCTTATACACTATGGCAGTAATTATCTGTTCGGCACCGAGTCCCTGATGGAATCTGAAAAGTGAAAATGATCGATAACCCCAAAGTTCTCTGCAAGCTGGAGGATATGGACTTGAGTTTTTGCAGAGCTTGGAGAGACGGACTCAGGTAGACTAGGTATGCAAGCAGGAAGATGCTGGCTACTCTTCTCTATAGGGCGGAAGAGATGAAGCACGGCCCAGCAGAATATAAACCTGGTCAAAAACATCATATGGAAGCAACCTACAAGCCTTAGTAAAAAACGCAATGTAAAACATACAGGGAATAAAAGAGCAAAAGCTAAAAGGAATTAAAATGTTGTTGCCAATATGCAAATATGAACAGACTCTTTAACAAAATCAAGAAATGTTATCCCCCCACCTCAAGTCCTTTAAATCTTTTGCTACACAAACAACCAACCTGTTTTTCCGGCAACAAACCCTCCAATGCAGTAACCATGAGCTGTCTTTACTTGTGTTCTCTGCTTTGCAGTTCTCAGTAACAGCAGTAAAATTCCCATGGTTTCATATACAGGAAAGGTCTAAATATTGCTTAATTTTCCCAACATAAGTATGCGTATTAATTTTCTGTTGCAGATAATAATGTGTTGACATAATGTAGTACCGTGAATTAAATGATAAGGAAAATCACAAAGAGGTAAAATATACAGGCTAAATCAATCATAATGAGGTTTCTGGTGTATGAACACCATACCACTGACAGCCTTGTAATGTTCCGTTCACAAAGCTGGCCTCCTATAGCACAATGTGATCACATTAACTTAAATACTTTCCCAAGATGCAAAAATGGTGAGGGCATATAAGGTAGCTCGACTGATACAAAGACAAATGGCTATTGTCATCACTGCTCAAATGAATGAGACAGCAATTCAGACAACCCAATTTCGTCCCAATCGAGCTTGGCAAGGAAGAGAATGTACTTGCCACCTTTGAAAAAGGACGAGTAAAAGTACGTCAGAAAATGTTCATATCCATCATCAATTATTTTCAAGTAGAACACAGGACATCATATATTCATCACAGGCATCATAAATCCTTTATTCTCCAAAAGTATCTTTCACCAAATAAGAAATATCATTTACAATAGCAAATGTTAAACAGATCCAAATTGTGCTAGTGTAATGCAACATCTATTTTTTACCCCTGCAGTGACAGTCTGCTATTATCAAGGATAAATTTTGACATTCTTGATATTTCATATTGTGACCAAGGAAAGACTGCAAAGAATCAAATTGTACATGTATGGATAAAATGAGAAAAGCAAGTACCTTAGAATCAGTCGCCGTAGAAATGGATCAGGTAAAACCTGGGCCCAGACCTGATTCAGAGAATTGCATGTGCAGAGTATTACCTCCCATTCAGCTAAAGCAGAGGAAAGTATGCCCTCTGCATTTCTATAAACATCCTGAAAATGCCTATGAACACATCAGATCAAGCACTTGTTAACCTGTCAATGGAAATCTGAAGCTTCAGGTCAACTTACAGCTTCAACATCAGAAGAGAGGCCAACTAACTGGCAAAATGCCTGAAGTGGAGCAGTTAGGAAATATGTAAACTGGCTTCCGTTGAGCGTTAGATCAGTAGCAAACACTGATGATGGTCTCTCAGGTGAAAGAAGCAGGGCAGCTGCTTCTCCCCTTTCCGCACCATGTATAGCCTGGAAATTTTAGAAATGAGCATTAGACAAGGTTATAgctgaaatttgaaaaaaatggaATAGCAAATATGGAACATGAATTTTGAAACAAATTAAAAGAGAATCAGGTAAAATTAATGTTTAAAAAAAGAGCTGCATATGTTAAAG
Proteins encoded:
- the LOC113463502 gene encoding agamous-like MADS-box protein AGL61 — encoded protein: MVYIWCQFRKVRNLMSISMFLSPNHLELPRMERSNKLRTTRRLYKLHQSLPPPPPPFSLLFLVPFSLLFLVPSLLRKRKYKYNMVMRRKPSMGRQKIEMKRIEREEARQVCFSKRRAGLFKKANELSILCGAEIGIIVFSPAGKPFSFGHPSVSSIIDRFLSDSPSPPTLPFADRRIPAAREMMVVRELNRQYTELAALLETERRKKAALEEAVRVKRTGEATLWGANIEELGLGELERLHQSLGRLRRDVARPADQLVIVAAHDRSSSITAASSSAPPPPSGVTLGFGRGLEGSMALPPPATAFGYGRGLF